The genomic segment GGCACCCTGGCGCAGAACATCCTGTATTTCGCCCGGGCGCTGCGCGCTGCGGGCCTCCCCGTCGGTCCCGGCGCGGTGCTCGATGCCGTGCGCGCTGTCGAGATCGCCGGCGTGCGCCATCGCAGCGATTTCCGTGCTACGCTCGAAGCGGTGTTCGTCAACAAGCGCGAGCATTTGGTGGTGTTCGATGCCGCCTTCCGCATGTTCTGGAAGCGACGCGGTTTCTTGGAAAAGCTGATCGCGATGATGTCGCCCTTGGCGGAGCCGCAGCAGGAAGATCAGAAAGCCAGCAAACCGGAAGCGGCGGCGGCGCGCGTCGCCCAGGCCTTGATGCCGCAGCGCGAACCCGAGCAGGTGGAGCAGGAGTTCGAACTCGATCAGAGCTTCACGGTCTCGGCGTCCGAGGTGTTGCAGCAAAAGGATTTCGCCCAGATGACCGCCGAGGAGATCGCGGCGGCGGTGCGCGCCATCGACCGGCTGGATCTCAGCGACAATGAAGTGCGCACGCGCCGCTTCGTCGCCGATACGCGCGGCACGCGGATTGATCTGCGCCGTTCACTGCGGCGCTCGCTGCGTGCGGGCGGCGCGACGATTGAACTGGCGCGCCGCTCGCCGGCGGTGCGTCATCCGCCGATCGTCGCCATCTGCGATATCTCCGGTTCGATGAGCGACTACACGCGCGTGTTCCTGCATTTCCTGCATGCGCTCACCAATGAACGGCGACAGGTGCAGACATTCCTGTTCGGCACCAGGCTGACCAATGTGACGCGCGCCTTGCGCTATCGCGATCCCGATGAAGCCTTGAGCCAATGTTCGCTTGAAGTGGCCGATTGGTCGGGCGGAACGCGCATCGGTTCCTGCCTGCATCGTTTCAATCGGGATTGGTCGCGGCGGGTTCTGAGCCAAGGCGCCATCGTGCTTTTGTTCACCGATGGACTTGAGCGCGAAGGCACGGAAGAGCTGGCGCTGGAGATGGAGCGGTTGCACAAATCCAGCCGTCGCTTGATCTGGCTCAATCCGCTGTTGCGTTTCGATCGCTTCGAGGCGCGCGCCTTGGGCATTCGCGCCATGCTGCCGTATGTGGATGAATTCCGCCCGGTGCACAATCTGTCGAGCATCGCGCAATTGTGCGAGGCGCTGTCGGCGCACAGGCCGACAGCCAGTATCGATCCTAAACGCTGGCTCAAGCGCGCGGCCTGATCCAGCGTTCAGAGTGGTATTCTTAGAGGTGCGCCATCTGCATGACGGAGCGGCCATAGGCCGAGCATGTCGGGCGGGCATAGACGCCACGCTCATAGAGGCTGACGCCGGCGCATCCTGCACCGCCGCGTGCGATCGCAATCTTGAGATAGCGCGCCGCGGCTTCGACGCCGTTGCTGCAATCATAAAGCGAGCCGTGAATGCCGACGGAACGCGCCGTCGCGATCTTGAGCTGGCCGACGCCATGGGCCTGCCCGCGGCCGTTAAAGGCGTTGCAACGATAGTTGCTTTCCTTGCGGATGACGCCATGCAGCAGAGCGGGGGGAACGCCATTGCGAATGGCGGCGGCGGTGACGAGCGCATGAATGCCGGTAGCGGCAATGGGAGAGGCGCGACGCGTTGTAAACCTGGAGACCGGAGCGGCCTGCACTGGCGATGCCTCATTCTGCACCGGTGACGCATCATTCATGGTCGTGGAGAGACTGGCGAACCTGACGCGGCTCTTTCTGCTGACCTTGCTGCTCACGCGTTCCTTGCGGCTTGGTTGCGCAATGTTGGCAGGCTGCGTGTGGGTTTGAGCAAAGGCAGCGCGGTCGCGGGCGAAATATTCCGCTGACGATTCCTCTGCGCTGAGGTGAGTGGAAGCCAGCGCGAGGAGTGCAGCCGGAATCATTGCCGAGGCCATGCGGCCGCGGCGGAACAAAGTGTCCCGCATTCGTGTGGTTTCCTTAGTCGATGTGATTGGATGAAGCCGCAGAATGCCGCAGATCAGTCAGGCGGCGCGGCGGAACACGGGAGAGAACATTGCCTCTCGTCGCAGCGAAGGTGGCGAGCTTTTGCGGGCCACATGGGGCGAGAATGTGACGTGCGAGTCAAAAAGTGCCTGTGCCGCAGCGGTAATCTTTCCTAAGCTGCGTTAATGTATTATTATATCGTTGTTTTTATTAAATAAATTCTGTCGTCTTGCGTGTTATATGCGACAAGTCGAAGCATTCAGCGGGCGAGGTTTTTGCCCGCCAGCCAGGCGTTTCCTTCGCCATAAAGGCGCTCGATCTCGGCTCCATGCAGGCCCGGAAGGGAAGGATTGACCGTCCGGCCCTCCTTCGTCTGCGCGTAACCCATGAAGCGATAGCCGACCGGAAAGCGGTTCAGCAGCTGCGGATCGAGCTTCGGCTGGTGCGCGGGATCGAGCATATCGAAGCGATCTTTCTCATAGATCGGCTGCCGCAAAACGATGGCCCAACGGCCGTTACGCTCTTCGAAGAAGTCGTAGAAACGGCCGACGCAGGTGGTGTCGCACGGCATGTCTTCGAGGCTCGATCGCGACAGGATCATCATCTTGGTTTGCGCGATGGCGCGTGTGCCGGCAAGCGAGATCGAGACGCCGCCGAGAAAGTGCTGCACGATCGCGCCTTTCTCGAAGCCGGCTTTGCACCCGGCGATGAATTGCGCGGCGGAGCCTGCGAACCATGTGGCGATCATACGGCCGTCGTCATGAAAGCAGGTGGCGAGGTTTTCGAAATCGCCGCTGTCGCGCCAGATGGCCCAGTTCTCGATCACTTCGCGGATTGCGACTTTCGCTTCAACTTGCGCTTCGGCTTCGCTGCCCATGACGTTCCCCCCAAATTGTATTCGTCTTCGTCGATTATCCCCGCAGTGGCCAGAGACTCGAACTGGTAAACTCGAACACTTTATCGCCGTTCTGGTTGAGGCCTTCGTTGCGATGGAAGGCTATGCCCCAGCCTTCACGCGAGATGTTGCGCTTTTCGAGCGGCGTCGTCGAATAGCTGATGACGTCGCCGAGATAGACCGGCTGCAACCATTTGAGATCGCGGAAACCAGGCGAAGGACCAGCCGGCGTGCGCGGCAGATTGCGCCGGCGCGCTTCCGCCGCATAGGCGCTGCGAGAGGCGACAAGGCGGCTCATGCAGGCCGAAGCCGTGTGCCAGCCCGATGCCGCGAGCCCACCGAAGAAGGAGTGTTTCGCGGCTTCCTCATCGACGTGAAAGACCTGCGGATCATAGGCGCGCGCGAAGCGCAGCATGTTGTCGCGCGTGAAGGCATAGGAGCCGGTTTCAATGCGAAAGCCGACGACGAGATCATCGAGCCAGCCGGTGAGAACACCATTGGTGTCGTCGATGGTCAAGAAATCCGGCGCGAAATCCGGTAGTGCGGCGGGGGCCGGACGCTCAGGCGGCGTGCGGGGCGCCAGTGGCGGCGTGTCGCGCGTGCCCAGCATCATGAGCGAGCGCTGCCACATCACTTCCTGGCCGTCTTGATCGCGCACACCGAAACGCCACGTCAGAATGCCCATGCCGGGACGTGAGCGCGACACGCGCGCATCGAGCACTTCTGCGCGTAGGCTGAGAATATCGCCAGGACGCACGGGCTTCAGCCAGCGCAGTTCCTCGACACCGGGTGAACCGAGGCTGGCGGCATCGTGCAGAATGGTCTCGTAGATGAGGCGCATGGCAACGCTGGCGGTTTGCCAACCGGAGCCCGAAAGGCCGCCCAGAATGCTTTTCTTGCCGGCTTCCTCATCGAGGTGGAAGGGCTGGGGATCGAACTCGCGGGCGAATTCGATAATGCTGTCCTTGGTGACGTGATGGGCGCCGTATTCGCGCACGAAGCCTTTCGGGAAATCCTCGAAATACAGCGACGGCATCGGGCCTCCGTTATTGTGTTCTTGCCGTTATTGCATTGTGGCGTTTGATCGAAGCATCAAACGCCACACGGAAACGTCAAACAAAGATCTCAGGCTCAATTACATCTCTTCCGAAACGCAATTGGCTTTAATTGGCGAAGCGGAAATGCAGCACGTCGCCGTCGGCAACCGTATAGTCCTTGCCTTCCAGGCGGAACTTGCCGGCTTCGCGGGCGCCCGCTTCGCCGTTGCAGGCGACATAATCGGCATAGGCGATCGTCTCGGCGCGGATGAAGCCCTTCTCGAAATCGGTATGAATGACGCCTGCCGCCTGCGGCGCGCGCGTCCCGGTTTCGATGGTCCAGGCGCGCGCTTCCTTCGGGCCGACCGTGAAATAGGTGATGAGACCGAGCAGCCCATAGCCGGCGCGGATGACACGATTGAGACCGGGCTCCGTGAGGCCGACGGCTTCGAGATAATCCTTTTGCTCGTCAGCTGGCAGAATGGCGATCTCACTTTCGATGCGGGCCGAGACGACGACGGCGACCGCGCCTTCCTCTTTCGCCCGCTGCTCGACCAGCGCCGAGAAATTATTGCCCTTGTCGGCGGCGGCTTCTTCGACGTTGCAGACATAGAGAACCGGCTTGGAGCTGAGCAGGCCAAGGCCGACGAAGGTCTTGTGCTCTTCCGCCTTGACCTCGACGAGGCGCGCCGGCTTGCCGTCGCGCAGCAGCACCAGGCAGCGGCTCATCAGGTCGAGCGCTTCCTTGGCTTCCTTGTCGTTCTGCTTGGCCTTTTTCTCGAGCGCCGGCACGCGCTTCTCGAGGCTGTCGAGATCGGCGAGCATCAGCTCGGTCTCGATGGTCTCGATATCGGCCACCGGATCGATCTTGCCTTCGACATGGGTGATGTCGCCGTCTTCGAAACAGCGCACCACATGGGCGATGGCGTCGCATTCACGGATATTGGCCAGGAACTGGTTGCCGAGGCCCTCGCCCTTGGAGGCGCCGCGCACCAGGCCGGCGATATCGACGAAGGTCAGGCGCGTCGGGATGATCTCTTTCGACGTGGCGATCTTGGCCAAGGCGTCCAGGCGCTCGTCGGGAACGGCGACGTCGCCGACATTGGGCTCGATCGTACAGAACGGATAATTGGCGGCCTGGGCCGCTGCCGTCTGCGTTAGCGCGTTGAAAAGGGTCGATTTGCCGACGTTAGGCAGACCGACGATGCCACATTTGAAACCCATGGAAACATCCCGCTAGCCCGCCAAGCGGGCAAAAATCAAATCCGCCACGGCATATGCTGGTCGGGCCGGCAAAAGGCAAGGAAAAGACGAGAACGGGCGGCGGAGAGGTCCGCCGCCCGCTCAAAAGCGCAAATTTGGGGTTTTGAGCCGGCTCAGTGCTTGTTCACTTCCGCCGTATAGTCTTCCATCAACGTCCGCGAGATATTCCCCGGCGTGAAGCGGTAGGGGCCGATCTCGGACACGGGGGTCACTTCGGCGCCCGTGCCGGTGAGGAAGCACTCGTTAAAGCTCGCCAATTCGTCGGGCATGATGCGGCGTTCGTGCACGCCAATGCCGCGCCGCTGGGCCAGATCGATGACCGTGCGGCGGGTGATGCCGTCGAGGAAGCAATCGGCGGTCGGCGTGTGGATGGCGCCATCCTTGGTGAAGAAGAGGTTGGCGCCAGTGCATTCGGCGACGCGCCCTTCCCAATCG from the Beijerinckia sp. 28-YEA-48 genome contains:
- a CDS encoding VWA domain-containing protein, with product MDDVSGMDGTEAVGGTLAQNILYFARALRAAGLPVGPGAVLDAVRAVEIAGVRHRSDFRATLEAVFVNKREHLVVFDAAFRMFWKRRGFLEKLIAMMSPLAEPQQEDQKASKPEAAAARVAQALMPQREPEQVEQEFELDQSFTVSASEVLQQKDFAQMTAEEIAAAVRAIDRLDLSDNEVRTRRFVADTRGTRIDLRRSLRRSLRAGGATIELARRSPAVRHPPIVAICDISGSMSDYTRVFLHFLHALTNERRQVQTFLFGTRLTNVTRALRYRDPDEALSQCSLEVADWSGGTRIGSCLHRFNRDWSRRVLSQGAIVLLFTDGLEREGTEELALEMERLHKSSRRLIWLNPLLRFDRFEARALGIRAMLPYVDEFRPVHNLSSIAQLCEALSAHRPTASIDPKRWLKRAA
- a CDS encoding lytic transglycosylase domain-containing protein; amino-acid sequence: MRDTLFRRGRMASAMIPAALLALASTHLSAEESSAEYFARDRAAFAQTHTQPANIAQPSRKERVSSKVSRKSRVRFASLSTTMNDASPVQNEASPVQAAPVSRFTTRRASPIAATGIHALVTAAAIRNGVPPALLHGVIRKESNYRCNAFNGRGQAHGVGQLKIATARSVGIHGSLYDCSNGVEAAARYLKIAIARGGAGCAGVSLYERGVYARPTCSAYGRSVMQMAHL
- a CDS encoding nuclear transport factor 2 family protein; translated protein: MGSEAEAQVEAKVAIREVIENWAIWRDSGDFENLATCFHDDGRMIATWFAGSAAQFIAGCKAGFEKGAIVQHFLGGVSISLAGTRAIAQTKMMILSRSSLEDMPCDTTCVGRFYDFFEERNGRWAIVLRQPIYEKDRFDMLDPAHQPKLDPQLLNRFPVGYRFMGYAQTKEGRTVNPSLPGLHGAEIERLYGEGNAWLAGKNLAR
- a CDS encoding MaoC family dehydratase, whose amino-acid sequence is MPSLYFEDFPKGFVREYGAHHVTKDSIIEFAREFDPQPFHLDEEAGKKSILGGLSGSGWQTASVAMRLIYETILHDAASLGSPGVEELRWLKPVRPGDILSLRAEVLDARVSRSRPGMGILTWRFGVRDQDGQEVMWQRSLMMLGTRDTPPLAPRTPPERPAPAALPDFAPDFLTIDDTNGVLTGWLDDLVVGFRIETGSYAFTRDNMLRFARAYDPQVFHVDEEAAKHSFFGGLAASGWHTASACMSRLVASRSAYAAEARRRNLPRTPAGPSPGFRDLKWLQPVYLGDVISYSTTPLEKRNISREGWGIAFHRNEGLNQNGDKVFEFTSSSLWPLRG
- the ychF gene encoding redox-regulated ATPase YchF; its protein translation is MGFKCGIVGLPNVGKSTLFNALTQTAAAQAANYPFCTIEPNVGDVAVPDERLDALAKIATSKEIIPTRLTFVDIAGLVRGASKGEGLGNQFLANIRECDAIAHVVRCFEDGDITHVEGKIDPVADIETIETELMLADLDSLEKRVPALEKKAKQNDKEAKEALDLMSRCLVLLRDGKPARLVEVKAEEHKTFVGLGLLSSKPVLYVCNVEEAAADKGNNFSALVEQRAKEEGAVAVVVSARIESEIAILPADEQKDYLEAVGLTEPGLNRVIRAGYGLLGLITYFTVGPKEARAWTIETGTRAPQAAGVIHTDFEKGFIRAETIAYADYVACNGEAGAREAGKFRLEGKDYTVADGDVLHFRFAN